The sequence below is a genomic window from Polaribacter vadi.
CAATAAAGACTATTTACCTTCCACATATACTTTAAAATTATCTAAATAAAGTTGACTTTGAGCTTCTAATTTATCAGCAAAAAAAGGCAACATACAAGACATAATATACGATTTGCTATTACAAGCTGAATTCAAATTTATAGTAGTAATCCCATAATTTTCAGAAAAAGTATAATCGTCTTTTTTTAACATATTCTCAGCATCAAAAAACAAAGTAACTTTTTCATTAGGCACATAAGCCATTACTTTTTGAGTCATTTTAATTTCTTGATCTTGATTTTCTACTACAATATCATAAACACTACCCGTTTTTCCATAATTTTCGTTTACAACTTCAAATTTTTTAATTTCTGGAATCCAATTTTTGGTGTTTTCTGGACTATTAAATTCAGCAAAAACAACTTCAATTGGTTTCTTTATAGAAACTGTTGCTTGATATGTTGTTTCTTTTACAATAATGCCTGTCGCAAAAAAGGCTAATGTTAAAATAACAATAATGGTTAAAATTACTTTTACAGTTTTCATAATTTAATAAAATATTTTACAAATTTTAAGAGCTATTGGTTTAAAAAAAAGTGTTTCCTATGCCAAATAAAATGGCAAACAGAAAAGTACTTAAAGCTACTTTTTTTAATTCACTATCTAAAGTTGCAGGAATTTTATTTGCTGCAACCGTTTTTATATTTTTTATCAACGGAATAAAAGCTACCAAAAAAATTAATTGATATGGAGATTCGTAATTTGAAAAGACGTAAATTAAAGCTGTAATTAAAGCTCCAATAATTAGAGAATAATGATATTTTTTTGCTTTATTAGTTCCTAATTTTACAACTAATGTATTTTTATTATTTTTTTTATCTTCTTCTCTATCTCTTAAATTATTTAAATTTAAAACGGCTGTGCTTAACAAACCAATAGAGATTGCTGGTAAAAATATTTCAAAATTGATGGATTTTGTATATAAAAAATAACTCCCAACCACACTTACCAAACCAAAAAATAGAAATACAAAAACATCACCAAAACCAGAATATCCATAAGCAGCATTACCAACTGTGTATTTTATGGCTGCAGTAATTGAAGCTATTCCAAGAACAAAAAATAAGATTGAATACCCAAAATTATCTTTTCCGAAAGAAACATAAATTAATAATAAAGCAATAATTAAAGTGATGATGGTTGTAATAATCATCGCTGTTTTCATTTGTTTTGGCGTAATTTTTCCTGATGAAACCATTCTTGCTTCTCCAGTTCTGTTTTTATCTGAGCCTTTTACAAAATCGCCATAATCGTTTGCGAAATTGGATAAAACTTGAAAACCGATTGTGGTTAAGATTGCTAACCAAAAAATTGGCGTTAACCAAAAAGGATATTTTATACACAAAGTACTCTGTTCAAAAGCATAGAAATTCCCTAAAACACTCCCTACTATAATTCCTGAAATTGATAAAGGTAACGTACGTAAACGTGCAGCTTTTATAAAACTTTTTACATCCATGAAGTTTTGGTCGTTTCTACTTTGTATAAAGTATGATTATAAATGTTGATGGCTTCTTGAAAATCGATGCAAGGAATTTTTATTTTTCCTGATGCTGTTTGTAAAATTAAATCGGCAACATTGCTTCTTTTTTGAAAAATAGTTTGTTGCATTTTTATATTTTGAACCTTAAAAATCTCTAAATATGTAACATGAGTTTCTAATAATCCTTTGCCAACTAATAGCATTTCATCAGATATTTTATAGAAACGTTTCTTTACTTTTTTCAAAATCAAAAATACAACAATTGGGATGATTACTATCGTAGAATAGAAAATTTCGAAATTAGAAAATACTAAATATGCAATGGTATAGGAAACAATTAAAAATAAAAATGTGAAAATGAAAATTCTTCTTTTATAATAATTTTCAGGAAATTTTTTCTCATTATTTTCAACTTCACTTGGCTCAAACAAACTGGCCTTTATAATTTCTACTTGCTCTTTTTTACAACCAACAATTCGTATTAATTTATCTTTCTTTTTATTGTTCAATTTACCACTTACAGCTTGTTTAAAAGTGATAAAGGAAATGCCAATCAATCTTTTTAATGGGTTTGTAGAAATGGTAATATTTTGAATTTTCTGCTTTTTTAAAATAATGGATTTCTTAGTAAATAACCCTTGATTAATTTCAAAAGCATCTTCTTTTAAATACGCTGTTAAGTTAAAATGAACTAAAAACACTCTTACAAAAGAACTTACCAAAGCAACAACAGTTAACAATAGCAGTAAAATAATTACTAAAAAAATACTTGCAGAAATTGCATTTGTATTTTCTTCTATAAAACCATCTATCAATTCTGTTTTCCCTAAACTATCTGTAACTTGTTGTAATTGTTGTAACAAACCAATAACAATGGCAAAAAATATTAATAAATTCTGTAAATGATTTTCTGTTAAACTAACTTTAAATAGTTCTTTAACACCAATTCTAACCAAAGGTTTTGTGTGTTGTTCTTCTATAACTTCAGCTTCGCTAAGTTTTGTGTTTTTAGAAATAACTTCTTTTAAAGCTGTTGCTTTTTTAAGAGACAAAGCTTTTATTGAAATTTCTGTAGTGCTTGAACCAGCAGTTTCTATACTAACCTCAAAAACGCCAATAATTTGCTGAACAATATTTTGCTTAAAATTAATGTTTTGAATGCGATGAAAAGGAATAGCTGTATTTGTTTTTTTAAGAATACCTTGTTTTAAAATAAAGTGTTCGCTCTCTATTTTAAATTGAAAATTTTTGAATATTAAATAAGTTCTTACCAAAAAAAAGATTAGAAAAAAGGCAACTCCTGCATAAATATAAATTGCATCTACTTTGTTTGTTATTTTGGTAAAATCTTTTACAATCAAAAAAACAAGAATCCAAGTTAATTTTAGAAATTTATAAAGATGAGCAATATAAATAACTAAAATTCCTTTTGTAGATTGCCTTGAAAAAGTTGAAAAATCAAACAAATTATTCATCTATTTTTGTGCTAATAAACTCTTTAATTTGTAAAGCCTTTTCTTTGTTGATGCCTTTTATTTCTAAATCATCACTACTATCACCTGCAGTATAAACACTAATGGAAGCTAAATTAAAAATTCTAGAAAATGGTTTTTCATCAATCTCTACATGTTGAATTCTTGAAAACGGAACTGTTGTAATTGTTTTTGTAAATAAACCAGCTTTGTAAGAAATATCTTTGTCTCGAAGAACATACATTCTTTTAGGAAAACTAAAGAGTAAAAATAGAAAAATCAATCCAAAAAAAACTGTAAATGATGCGTATATATAAATTGAATATGCTGTTATTTCTTCAGTAAACGTAAATTTATCTAACAAAACCAGTCCCACAAAAAGAAAAATGAATATTAAAAAAAAATTGATTAAAATTACCTTGAAATAATTTTTATCAATTTTTGTAAATTCAACTTTAATAATATCTGGTAAAGAAACAACTTCTGAATTTTGAAAATAATCTGTCATAGAATTATTGTTGTACTACTTATTTAATAGAAACTGGCACATTGTTTCTTAACGCTTTAACAAATGCACCTTTGTATTTCTTATTTATTTGTAACCTATATTTATTAGCTTCTTTAAGAGTTTTAAAAGCACCTAAACTATATTTTACTAATGAGTTTTCATTGTAAGTTATTACATTATTAATAGCGCTAAATTTTTCACTTTTACGATCTACAGCTGCTATTTGAACTGTATAAATAAGGCCTGATGTATCAATAGAAACTTTTTTTTCTTCTATTTTAGAAACCTGTTTTTTCTCTACTTTAGGAGCTTCTTTAACCGTTTCTTTTTGTTCTATTTTTATAGCTTCTTTCGAGGCGTTTTTAAAAGTTTCTGTAGGAGTTTTTTGAGTAATTTCTTCAGGAACTTCTTCTAAAGTTTCTGTGGTTATTTGCTTTGTTGCTTCGTCAATTTGAAGTTGTGTTAAAGTATTACTATCAGATTTACGAATCATTTCTGGATACTCTGGTTCAGGAATATTCATGTTTCTTCTGTCTTTCTGCTTTTTTGAGCAAGAAAAACTGACTAATAAAAAACAACATAAAACCCCTACAATCTTCATAAATCTATAAATTATTTGCCTCAGCAATTAATTCTGCAATATCTCTTACAATTACACTGTCTTCTTTTTCTTTAAATTTTATACCATCTGTCATCATTGTATTACAATAAGGACAACCAGTTGCAATTATTTGAGGATTGGTTTTTAAAGCTTCCTCTGTTCTTAAAACATTTATTTCTTTATCACCTTTTTCTGCATCTTTAAACATTTGTGCACCTCCAGCTCCACAACATAAAGCTGTTTCTTTACTGCGTTTCATTTCTGTTAAATTTACACCTAATCTTCTAATTAAATCTCTTGGAGATTCATACACTTCATTAGCTCTACCTAAATAACAAGGATCGTGAAACGTAACTCTTTTTCCTTTTAAATTGGTATCATCAATCTTTAAACGACCTTCTGAAATTAAATTTTGAATGAATTGCGTATGATGAAAAACTTCATATTTTCCTCCTAAAGAAGGATATTCGTTTTTTAATGTATTGAAAGAATGAGGATCGCAAGTCACGATTTTTTTGACTTCATAACCATTTAAAACTTCGATATTCATCATGGCTTGCATTTGAAACAAAAACTCGTTTCCTGCTCTTTTTGCAGCATCTCCAGTAGATGATTCTTCCACACCTAAAACTGCAAAATCTACGTTTGCTTGATGTAAAATTTTTACAAATGCTCTACTTATTTTTTTTGCTCTATCATCATAACTTCCTGCAGCACCAACCCAAAACAACACTTCTGGTTGTTTTCCTTGAGCCATCATATCTGCCATTTTTGGTACGTTCATTTCGTGTTGTTTAATTGTTTAACTGTTGAAACGTGTAATTGTATATTTGTTGGTTCTTAAAGTAATTTTACAAAAAAGCAAAATCAATAAAACTAACATTTACTAAAAACTGTAAACTATTTTATTTATTTAGTGGTTAACTGCAAACTGTTACTGATTACTGCCAACTTCTTTTTTACTCTTCATTTGCCCAATTCAACCTATCTTGTTGATTGTAAGCCCAAGGAGCACCATTGTTTTCGATGTTGGTCATCATCATATTTAATTCTTGTGGAGCTGCACTTTTTTCCATTACTAAATATCTTCTCATATCCATAATGATTGATAATGGATCGATATTTACAGGACATTCTTCTACACAAGCATTACAACTTGTACAAGCCCAAAGTTCCTCTTCTAAAATATAATCGTTTAAAAGTTGTTTTCCATCATCTACAAAAGTACCTTTATTTGCATCTATATTTCTACCAACTTCTTCTAGCCTGTCTCTTGTGTCCATCATAATTTTACGAGGAGACAATTTTTTACCAGTTAAGTTTGCAGGACATGCAGAAGTACATCGTCCACATTCTGTACATGTGTATGCATTTAGTAACTGCACCCAACTTAAATCTGCAACATCACTTGCTCCAAATTTTTCTGGAACAGCTTCTTCTTCACCTTCAGCTGGCATTGCATAAGGATCTGCATCAGGATCCATCATTAATTTTACTTCGTTTGTAACCGATTCTAAATTATTGAATTGTCCTTTTGGTTTTAAATTTGCAAAATATGTGTTTGGAAACGCTAATAAAATGTGTAAATGTTTAGAATAATATAGGTAATTTAAGAATATTAAAATACCACCAATATGAAGCCACCAAGCAGTTCTTTCTACAGTATGGATCGTTTCTGGTGTAAAACCATCGAACAATGGTGCCACAAATTGACTTATTGGATTTCCAATTCCTGCTTGTTGAAATGGAACGTCTGTTGCATTCATCACTATAAAAAGCGACATTAGAACTATTTCAAAATAAATGATATAATTTGCATCATTTTTAGGCCATCCTTTTAATTCTCTATTTAAAAAACGTTTGATGTTTGCAACATTTCTTCGTAACCAAAAAATGATAACAGCTACAAAAACTAATGCTGCTAAAATTTCGAAAGTACCAATTAAAAATGCGTAAAAACCATCGCCAATAATGCCTTGAAATACTCTATGAGTACCTAGTAAACCATCAATAATAATTTCTAAAACTTCTATATTTATAATTATAAAGCCAATATAAACAACGATATGAAGAAGTCCTGACAAAGGTCTTTTTACCATTTTAGATTGCCCAATGGCAATCATTAACATATTTTTTAGGCGTTCAGATTTATTGTCTGTTCTGTCTACGTCTTTCCCTAATTTGATATTTCTTGATAATTTCCTGACATTCATCACAAAAAAACCAATACCAACAGCTAAAATGATCGCAAAAAGTATATTTGGCAAATATTGCATAGTTGTTTTTTAAAATACTATTGTTTTAACTCTTCAATTTGTTCTTTTAATTCCTTTAATTCTTGCAATTGATTTTCTGCAGGCGAATATTCTTTTGGTTTTTTGCCAAATAAAGAAAAATGAACATATCGTTTTGGATTTAATTTTAAATCTCTTAATAGCTCTTCTAATTCTTTGGTTGCAGCTTCAATATTACGATACAACTCCTCGTCATTAATTAATTTACCAATAGAACCAGAATTGGAGTTCATTTTTTCTGATAAATTATTAAAATTATCTACAGCGTTTTCTGCTTTTTTAACAATATTATTGATGTTAACGGTTGTTAAACTATCAGAAATTTTACTTAAATTTCCTGTAATATTTTTAGTATTCTGAAGTGTTACTTTAAGATTATCTTGATTATCAACAACAAGCAAATTCACCTTTCTTACAGTTTCTCTTAAATCTGCAATAATGGCTGCTATGTTGCTAATAGAACCATTTACTCCATCAATAGTTTCATCATTTAATATTCTATTTACACCACTAAATAAAGTATCTGCTCTTACAATAACTTTTTCTAGTTTATCTTGTAGAGGATCTAATCTTTCTCCAATAGAAGTAAATAAACTTTCTTCAATTTTACCTTCAAGTGTATCTCCTGAAACAGCCATTTCACCTTCGTAACTAGGAATAATAGCCAAACTTGAAGCTGCTAATGGATTAGGAGAATAAATTCTAACAACACTTTTTCTAGAGAATTGAAAATCGTTTTCAACTGAAAAAGTAACAATTAATTCACCTCTTTTTTCTGGAGTTGTATTAAACTCTATTTCATTAACCTGGCCAACTTTTAAACCGTTTAAAGTTACTGAACTTGCTCTGTTAAGACCACCAATTTTAGAATATTCCACTTGGAATTTTCGTGCTTTACCATCTAACAAGTCATGCCCTTTTAAAAAATTGAACCCCCAAACGAAGGTTACAACTATTAAAACAACTATAATTCCTGTTTTTAATTCTTTAGACATACATAGAAATTTGATAACAATATTACTGAATATTTTTGTTTGATACTGGCAAATTTAAGGCATTTTATTCACTTCTTTTACAGATATTTTTTCACCATTTTTAAAAGCTACAACAAAGGCAGATGTATAGCCTTTCTTTTTAGCAATACTTAACGACGCTATAACATCTTTGTATGAGGAAGTTACACCATAATAGTATTTATAATAAGACCCTACCTTTACTCTTTCAACATTTGTTAATCCTTTAAAATTATAAGATTTTGTTTCAATTTTATTTCTTCCAGATGCTAATTGCACCTTAAATTCAACATCATTCTTAGAGGTTTCAACTATATCTTTTTCAGAAATTTTATCGATAACAGTATTTATTTTTAAATTGCTAACATAATTTTCAATAGCATCTGCAATTGATTTACTCATTTGCAATTGCCCTTTTTTAGAATTTAAATATCTACCTTCATTTTTGTTTGTTAAAAAACCTAATTCTACCAAAACACTTGGCATAATAGTTTCTCTTAAAACTTGAAAATTATCTTGTTTTACTTTTCGATCATTTCTTTTTAATTTAAAAGTAAAGTTATTCTGTATAAGACTTGCAATTTCTAAACTTTTATCTAAATTTTCTTCTTGTAAAAGTGATAATCCAACTACTGACTCTACTGAATTCGCATCAAAACCTACATACCTATCCTTAAAATTATCTTCTAAAAGAATACTAGAGTTTTCTCTTTTGGCAATTTCTAGATTTTTTTTGTTCCCTCTTAACCCTAAAACAAAAGTTCCTGCTCCATATGCATTAGACGTATGAGAATCGCAATGAATAGATACAAACAAATCTGCTTTTGCACTATTGGCAACATCTCCTCTTTTCCATAAATCTATAAAAACATCTTTGTCTCTTGTATAAAGAACTTTAATATCTTTATTTTTCTTTAATTCGTTCCCAACACTTAAAGCAACCTTTAACGCAATATTTTTTTCTTTATATCCGTTTCCTAAATTCCCAGGATCTTTACCTCCATGACCTGCATCAATTACAATCGTGTATTTTTTTTGCGCATTTATGGTAAATCCTGCAAATAAAAAGACAAGCGAAAATGTTAAAAAAACAAGTTTTTTAAATTTGGTATTAATTTTGTTAGTTTGTGAAAAGTTCATCAATAAAATTTAACTAATTTTGGCATCATTAATTTTGTGTTTCAATTATTGAGCCATACTTTTACTTTTATACAAAAATAGCATATATAGCATTGCAATCAAACCTATCATACCTACTTTTATTTTGTTGTATCTTTTTTATAAAGATTAGTTTTGCACAAGATATAAAAACGACAGAAAAAATTGTAATCTCCTCTGTGCAAAGAGATTACATAAATTTACAGAAGAAAGATTCTTTAGTAACTATCAAAAAAGATAGCATCATTTTAAAAAAAGACAGCATACTTCTAAAAAATAAAGACTCAATTGTAAACGATTCTATAAAACCGAAGGAAAGTATTGATGATATCATTACGCATATTGCCCAAGATTATACCATACAAAATGCGAAAGAAAAAACCGTAACTTTATATAATGAGGCGAATATTACCTATACAGATATCGATTTAAAATCAGGGATTATTATTATTGATTATAAAAAAAACACGCTATTTGCTAAAGGAATAAAAGATAGCACAGGCTATGTGCAAAGACCTGTTTTTAAACAAGGTGGACAAGAATCTGAACAGGATTCCATTCTTTATAACTTTAAAAGTAAACGAGCATTAATTTATGGTTTAAAAACCAAACAAGGAGAAATGTTTACCTATGGAGAGAAAACAAAGCAGGTAAATGATTCTACTATTTATATTCGAAAAATAAGATTTACAACCTCAGAAAAAGAGGTTCCAGATTATTATATTAGTACAGATAAAGCAAAATTAGTTCCTGGAAAAAAAATTATTGTTGGTCTAAGTAATTTAGTTTTGGCAGATGTGCCAACTCCTCTTTTTTTACCTTTTGCTTATTTTCCAATGACAGAAACTAGTGTTTCTGGATTTTTAATTCCTGCTTTTGATACAGGAAGTAGCACCAGAGGTGTTGGTTTGCAAAATGGTGGTTATTATTTTGCAATTAACGATTATGTAGATTTAACTTTAACTGGAGATGCTTGGGCAAATGGAAGTTGGGGTTTAAGAACTAATTCTAATTATAATAAACGTTATAGGTTTAATGGTACTTTTAGTTTTAATTATGAAAACATAATTAACGGAATTCGAGGTTTTGATGATTTTGATAAAAGAAGTAATTTTAATATAAGATGGAATCATAGTCAGGATTCTAAAGCAAGTCCTAATTCGAGATTTTCTGCCTCTGTGAATTTAGGAAGTAGCCGATTTTTTAGAGAATCTTTAAATCAGTTTAACCTGAATCAAAATCAAAATAACACTTTTAACTCTTCTGTTAATTATAGTAAAACATTTGTTGGAACACCTTTTAATATGGCTGTTACAGCTTCTCATCAACAAAATACAAATACGGAAAGTATAATAATGACCTTACCATCGTTAACTTTAAATATGAATAGAGTTTACCCATTTGCAGGAAAAGATGGTGTAAAAAAGAATCCAATTCAAAAATTAGGTTTTAATTATAATATGCAAGGTCAATATTTAATTAACACTACAGATGATGAGTTTTTTACCAGTAAAATGTTTGAAACAGCAAGATCTGGTATTCAACATAAAACTAGTACCAATACCAATATTAAAGCATTTAAATATTTTACATTATCACCAAGTGTAAATTATGAGGAAACTTGGCAGTTTGATTATATTGATAAAAAATATGATGAAACTAATAATGTGATTATTACAGATACTTTAAGAGGCTTTAAATCGTATAGAGAATATAATATGGGCGTTAGTTTGTCTACTAATATCTATGGAACTTTCAACTTTAAAAAAGGGAGATTAAAAGCCATAAGGCATACTATTAGACCTACAGTTTCTTATTCTTACAGACCAGATTTTAAAGATAATTATCTTGAGCAAGTTCAACAAACTGCAAACCCTTTAGATGTTATAGATTATACTGTTTTTGATCAAGGTATTTATGGATCTCCATCTGGAGGTTTAAGCAATTCTATTGGGCTTTCTTTAAACAATGTTTTAGAGGCAAAAATGGCACCTAAAGATCCTGATAGTGATGAGGAAGATGAAAAAATAATGATTTTAAATAATTTAAATTTTAATACTTCTTATAATATTGCTGCAGATAGTTTACGATGGTCTAATGTTACCTTTAGTGCTGGAACAAGACTTTTTAAAGATAAATTAGCCTTAAACTTCACTGGTTCTTTAGATCCTTATCAGGTAAATGAAAATGGTAGGAGAATTGATAAGTTTAACCCTGGAATTTTTAGATTATCAAATGCTAATTTAACAGCTAACTATTCAATTTCTAGTTCCGACTTTGATAAAAGTAACAAAGACAATGAAAATAAGAATAACAATGCTAATGGAAACAATAATCCTCCAGATACAATGGGTGCAGATATAGACCCAACAGACAGACAAGGAAGACAAGATTCAAGAGATATTGGAGGTGGAACTAAAAAAACAGATTTATATAAAGGTAAAATTCCTTGGACTGTAAACTTAGTATATGCTGCAACTTACTCTAACAATGGTTTAATTCCAGGAACTGTTGGTGTGCACACTTTAGGTTTTAGTGGTAATGTGGATTTATCACCAAAATGGAAAGTTGGTTATTCTTCTGGTTATGATGTTAAAAATGGTGCTTTTTCTTTCTCAAGATTTAACTTTACAAGAGATTTAGATAGCTGGCAATTTAATTTTAACTGGGTTCCTTTTGGTTCACAGTCCTCTTATACCTTTTTTATTGGTGTAAAATCATCTACTCTAGCAGACTTAAAGTGGGATAAAAATAAACCACCAGATAGATTGTTCTAGTTGGAAGTTTGAAGTTTGAAGTTTGAAGTTTGAAGTTTGAAGTTTGAAGTTTGAAGTTTGAAGTTTGAAGTTAAATTAAAAAAAAAGAAATCTATTTAAAAAGAATAATCCTAAACATTTTGAAACTTATATAAATGAAAAAAATAATATCAACTACAAAAGCACCTGCTCCTATTGGGCCTTATAACCAAGCAATTTTAAGCGGAAATACATTATATACTTCTGGACAAATAGCAATTAACCCAGCAACTGGAGAATTGGTTTTAGATTCTATTGAAGCTGAAACAACACAAGTAATGGAAAATATGAAAGAAGTTTTAGCTGCTGCTGATATGACTTTTGAAGATGTTATAAAATCATCTATTTTTATTGCTGATATGAATCAGTTTGCTAAAATAAATACGGTTTATGGTTCTTATTTTAATGAAGAAACTGCGCCTGCAAGAGAAACTGTTGAAGTTGCAAACTTACCAAAATTTGTAAACGTAGAAATTAGTATGATTGCTGTGAAGTAGTTTTTAGTTTTTAGTTTTTAGTTTTTAGTTTTTAGTTTTTAGTGAAAATGAAAACTTTGAAATTAAACAAACAATAAAAAACCTGATAGAAAATTAATTCTATCAGGTTTTTATATTTATATGAAATTGTTGTTACTATAAAGTAGCAGCATATTCAATTAAGTCAACTATTTTAGTTGAATATCCCATTTCATTATCATACCAAGAAATAACTTTTACAAAATTATCATTTAAAGCAATACCAGCTTTAGCATCAAAAATTGAAGTTCTTGTATCACCAACAAAATCTTGAGAAACTACTAAATCTTCAGTATAACCTAAAATACCTTTCATTTCTTCGCTTTCTGAAGCTGTTTTCATTGCTGCACAAATTTCTTCATACGTTGCTGATTTTTCTAACTTTACAGTTAAATCTACCACAGAAACATCCATAGTTGGTATTCTAAAAGCCATACCTGTTAATTTACCATTCATTGCAGGAATTACTTTTCCTACTGCTTTTGCAGCTCCAGTAGAAGAAGGAATTACGTTACCAATTGCAGAACGTCCACCTCTCCAATCTTTTACAGAAGGTCCATCAACAGTATTTTGTGTTGCAGTTGCAGCGTGTACAGTTGTCATTAAACCTTCAACAATACCAAAGTTATCATTTAAAACTTTTGTTATTGGTGCTAAACAGTTTGTTGTACAAGATGCGTTAGAAAAAATCTTTTGATCTGCTTTTAATTCTTTATTATTTACACCCATAACAAACATTGGTGTATGATCTTTAGATGGTGCAGATAAAACAACTTTTTTAGCTCCTGCTAATAAGTGCTTTCCAGCAGTTTCTTCTGTTAAGAAAAAACCTGTAGATTCAATTACGTAATCTGCATCAACTTCATTCCACTTTAAATTTGCTGGATCTCTTTCTGCAGTAATTCTAATTTCGTTTCCATTAACAACTAATTTACCATCTTTTACTTCAACAGTTCCATCAAATTGACCATGAACTGAATCGTATTTTAACATATATGCTAAATAATCTACATCTAATAAATCGTTTATTGCTACTACTTGAACGTTATCTCTTAAAACTGAAGATCTAAATGCTAATCTTCCTATTCTTCCAAATCCGTTAATTCCTACTTTTATCATTATTACTTAATTTTAAATATTATGTGGTCATTATATCTGACACACGAATTAATTCTTTATTTATCTTTGATTGTCCTTTTATGGCTTTACTTAAAGGAGTTACAGCTATTTTATCGTTAATTAAACCAACCATTAAGTTCGATTTACCATCCAATAAAGATTCTACTGCTTTTACCCCCATTCTACTTGCCAAAACTCTATCGAAACAAGAAGGTGAACCACCTCTTTGCATGTGTCCTAAAACCGATACTCGAACATCGTATTCTGGTAAATGTTCGTTTACGTAATCTTTTAATTCAAATACGTTTTTACCTGTTTTATCACCTTCTGCAACAATTACAATACTCGACGATTTTCCAGATTCTTTACTTCTCTTTAAAGATTCTAACAAACGCTCTAAACCTAAATCTTCTTCAGGTATTAGAATTTCTTCTGCTCCTGCTCCAACACCAACGTTTAATGCAATATGTCCCACATCTCTTCCCATTACTTCAACAAAAAACAATCTGTTATGAGAGGATGCTGTATCTCTAATTTTATCGATAACTTCTACTGCATTGTTTAAAGCTGTATCATACCCTAAAGTAT
It includes:
- a CDS encoding SRPBCC family protein, with the translated sequence MKTVKVILTIIVILTLAFFATGIIVKETTYQATVSIKKPIEVVFAEFNSPENTKNWIPEIKKFEVVNENYGKTGSVYDIVVENQDQEIKMTQKVMAYVPNEKVTLFFDAENMLKKDDYTFSENYGITTINLNSACNSKSYIMSCMLPFFADKLEAQSQLYLDNFKVYVEGK
- the menA gene encoding 1,4-dihydroxy-2-naphthoate octaprenyltransferase — translated: MDVKSFIKAARLRTLPLSISGIIVGSVLGNFYAFEQSTLCIKYPFWLTPIFWLAILTTIGFQVLSNFANDYGDFVKGSDKNRTGEARMVSSGKITPKQMKTAMIITTIITLIIALLLIYVSFGKDNFGYSILFFVLGIASITAAIKYTVGNAAYGYSGFGDVFVFLFFGLVSVVGSYFLYTKSINFEIFLPAISIGLLSTAVLNLNNLRDREEDKKNNKNTLVVKLGTNKAKKYHYSLIIGALITALIYVFSNYESPYQLIFLVAFIPLIKNIKTVAANKIPATLDSELKKVALSTFLFAILFGIGNTFF
- a CDS encoding PH domain-containing protein; the protein is MNNLFDFSTFSRQSTKGILVIYIAHLYKFLKLTWILVFLIVKDFTKITNKVDAIYIYAGVAFFLIFFLVRTYLIFKNFQFKIESEHFILKQGILKKTNTAIPFHRIQNINFKQNIVQQIIGVFEVSIETAGSSTTEISIKALSLKKATALKEVISKNTKLSEAEVIEEQHTKPLVRIGVKELFKVSLTENHLQNLLIFFAIVIGLLQQLQQVTDSLGKTELIDGFIEENTNAISASIFLVIILLLLLTVVALVSSFVRVFLVHFNLTAYLKEDAFEINQGLFTKKSIILKKQKIQNITISTNPLKRLIGISFITFKQAVSGKLNNKKKDKLIRIVGCKKEQVEIIKASLFEPSEVENNEKKFPENYYKRRIFIFTFLFLIVSYTIAYLVFSNFEIFYSTIVIIPIVVFLILKKVKKRFYKISDEMLLVGKGLLETHVTYLEIFKVQNIKMQQTIFQKRSNVADLILQTASGKIKIPCIDFQEAINIYNHTLYKVETTKTSWM
- a CDS encoding PH domain-containing protein, producing the protein MTDYFQNSEVVSLPDIIKVEFTKIDKNYFKVILINFFLIFIFLFVGLVLLDKFTFTEEITAYSIYIYASFTVFFGLIFLFLLFSFPKRMYVLRDKDISYKAGLFTKTITTVPFSRIQHVEIDEKPFSRIFNLASISVYTAGDSSDDLEIKGINKEKALQIKEFISTKIDE
- a CDS encoding SPOR domain-containing protein, producing MKIVGVLCCFLLVSFSCSKKQKDRRNMNIPEPEYPEMIRKSDSNTLTQLQIDEATKQITTETLEEVPEEITQKTPTETFKNASKEAIKIEQKETVKEAPKVEKKQVSKIEEKKVSIDTSGLIYTVQIAAVDRKSEKFSAINNVITYNENSLVKYSLGAFKTLKEANKYRLQINKKYKGAFVKALRNNVPVSIK
- a CDS encoding (Fe-S)-binding protein, yielding MNVPKMADMMAQGKQPEVLFWVGAAGSYDDRAKKISRAFVKILHQANVDFAVLGVEESSTGDAAKRAGNEFLFQMQAMMNIEVLNGYEVKKIVTCDPHSFNTLKNEYPSLGGKYEVFHHTQFIQNLISEGRLKIDDTNLKGKRVTFHDPCYLGRANEVYESPRDLIRRLGVNLTEMKRSKETALCCGAGGAQMFKDAEKGDKEINVLRTEEALKTNPQIIATGCPYCNTMMTDGIKFKEKEDSVIVRDIAELIAEANNL
- a CDS encoding (Fe-S)-binding protein; this encodes MQYLPNILFAIILAVGIGFFVMNVRKLSRNIKLGKDVDRTDNKSERLKNMLMIAIGQSKMVKRPLSGLLHIVVYIGFIIINIEVLEIIIDGLLGTHRVFQGIIGDGFYAFLIGTFEILAALVFVAVIIFWLRRNVANIKRFLNRELKGWPKNDANYIIYFEIVLMSLFIVMNATDVPFQQAGIGNPISQFVAPLFDGFTPETIHTVERTAWWLHIGGILIFLNYLYYSKHLHILLAFPNTYFANLKPKGQFNNLESVTNEVKLMMDPDADPYAMPAEGEEEAVPEKFGASDVADLSWVQLLNAYTCTECGRCTSACPANLTGKKLSPRKIMMDTRDRLEEVGRNIDANKGTFVDDGKQLLNDYILEEELWACTSCNACVEECPVNIDPLSIIMDMRRYLVMEKSAAPQELNMMMTNIENNGAPWAYNQQDRLNWANEE